The nucleotide window CGCGGCCCGGGCCATCCAGGGGCTCGGGGCCGGCGGCATCTTCGCGCTGTCGCAGGCCATCTTCGGGGACCTCTTCTCCCCCGCGGAGCGGGGACGGATGCAGGGCTACCTCGCCTCCGTCTGGGGCCTGAGCAGCATCGTGGGCCCGCTCCTCGGGGGGCTCATCGTGGATACGCTCGGCTGGCGCTGGACCTTCCTGGTGAACGTCCCCCTCGGGGCCTTCGCCGCCGTCATGATCCAGCATGGCATGACAGGGGCGCTCGCCCGCGGGAGCCGGCGCCCGCTGGATCTCCCCGGAGCCTTCGCCCTCACGGGTGCCATCCTGGCCCTCCTGCTGGCCGCGCTCCGCCTCGGAGAAACGGGGACCCTTGCCGCCCCCGGGACGCTATTCCCCCTCGCCCTCTTCGGCCTGCTGAGCGGGATCCTGCTCCACCTCGAGCGCCGCGCTCCGGAGCCGGTCCTGCCCCTCCGCCTCTTCGAGAGCCGGGCCTTCAGTGCCTCCATCCTCGTTGGCATCTTCTCGGGGGTGGGGATGTTCGGCGCCATCTCCTTCCTCCCCCTGTTCGTCCAGGGGGTGCTGGGCGGGAGCGCCACCGCCGCCGGCTCGGTCCTGACCCCCATGAGCCTCGGATGGTCCTCGGGCAGCACGCTCGGGGGACGGGTCGTCAACCGGACGGGCTACCGGGCGCTGGGCCTGACGGGGATGACCCTGATGGCCGGGGCGTACCTGCGCATCGCGGCCCTGACGGAGGGATCCACCCTCTGGGGGATCATCGGGACCGTGTTCGTCCTGGGCCTGGGCATGGGGTTCGTCACCGTGACGACCGTCGTGGCGGTCCAGAACGCGGTGCGGCGGGAGGACCTGGGCATCGCCACCACCGCTCCCTTTTTCTTCCGCAGCATCGGTGCCACCGTGGGAGTGGCGCTCATGGGGGCGATGCTGACGCGTCGCCTGGGAACCGGCGCCGGCGGCGCGCTCCTCCGCCTCGAACCCACCCTCGCGCTCCAGGCGTTCGCGGGGCTGCGGGGCACCCTGGCCGCGGCCCTCTCCGCCGCCTTCGCCGTCGGCCTGGTCACCTGTTTCCTCGGCCTCGCCGCGAGTCTCCTGCTCCCGAACACGTCGCCCACGCGCGGCGCACCGGCCCCCGCCTCGCCGCGGCTCGAGGCATGACTCTCTCGCGCCGAGTCCAGGAATGATATCGGGGGAGGACCCCCCACGCCCTATTCGGCGGGAAGCTCCAACGGCTTCAGAAGACCGACGCTTCCGGTAGGGCTCCGGCGACTCACCGGAACCAGTCGTCGATTGTCCGGAGACCGCCCCGGAGGGCCAAGCCAGCGGTGAGCCCGGCTGCCAGAGAGAGGAGGATCGGCCAGCGTCAGTCCCGGTTCATCGGCGTGCTCACCGGCTGTCCTTGAGTTGTTTGATCTCTTCGCGCAGGTCACGAACCTCTTGCGCTAACTGGGCCACCTCGCCGCCCCCCGCGCTTCTATGGCCGCCCATGCACATGAACGGCCGCCCTCCGCCCATCGCGCGGACCAGCGCGATGACGAACACGAGGGCGATCGACAAGCCAATCAGGGGGAAGATCCACCAGAACCCTCCCATCGGCGGCCCCCACCACCCCGGTCCCCACATGGCCATTTCCTCCTCTCCATCAGTGCCAAGGTCACCGTCTTCCCAATTTGCATCGGCAATGCCAGTGAGTGGGAGCGACAATTCAACAGGTTAGGGGACAGCGTCCGGCTCCGGGGTGAGGACACCATGCCCCAGGCGGGGTGCCTGCGCCCCACCGCTACGCGGCTCCGACCTCCGCGCGGACGCGGTCGAGGAGCGGCGCGAAGGCGGGATCGCCCGCCGTGAGATCCCGCGCCACGATCTCCACCTCGACACCGCTCTGCACCCCGAGGCCGAGCGCGATCGCCCGTCGGATCTGGCCCTGGTCCCAGACCCCCTTTCCCACCACGTGATCGGCCTTCCCGTAGTGCTTGAGGATCCCGAGACCCACCGCGTCCAACGCCACCGGGTCGGTGCCGGCCAGGATGCACCCGGGGCGCACCACGTCGCCGGACCAGGGGCCGCCGCTCGCCATGACCGTGAGGGCGTCGGCCACGTACAGGCGGGGGTGGACCGCCAGGTTCAGCTCGGCGACCACCTCCTCCCAGGCCGAGCCCCCGTAGGCCCAGGGCT belongs to Candidatus Methylomirabilis sp. and includes:
- a CDS encoding MDR family MFS transporter — encoded protein: MEVRKGLVVLAVCLGMLLAALDATIVGTAMPTVAASLGGLPLYAWVFSIYMLAATTSMPLFGKLSDLHGRRRLFLAAIGIFTAGSALCGGAASMSQLIAARAIQGLGAGGIFALSQAIFGDLFSPAERGRMQGYLASVWGLSSIVGPLLGGLIVDTLGWRWTFLVNVPLGAFAAVMIQHGMTGALARGSRRPLDLPGAFALTGAILALLLAALRLGETGTLAAPGTLFPLALFGLLSGILLHLERRAPEPVLPLRLFESRAFSASILVGIFSGVGMFGAISFLPLFVQGVLGGSATAAGSVLTPMSLGWSSGSTLGGRVVNRTGYRALGLTGMTLMAGAYLRIAALTEGSTLWGIIGTVFVLGLGMGFVTVTTVVAVQNAVRREDLGIATTAPFFFRSIGATVGVALMGAMLTRRLGTGAGGALLRLEPTLALQAFAGLRGTLAAALSAAFAVGLVTCFLGLAASLLLPNTSPTRGAPAPASPRLEA